Proteins from one Poecile atricapillus isolate bPoeAtr1 chromosome 14, bPoeAtr1.hap1, whole genome shotgun sequence genomic window:
- the RBBP6 gene encoding E3 ubiquitin-protein ligase RBBP6 isoform X6, with protein sequence MRIRTALLESEEHTCPTCHQTDVSPDALIANKFLRQAVNNFKNETGYTKRLRKIQQQQQQQQQLPPPPPPPPPPPLMRQTITRTLQPLMRPALARQQDPLMIPLASLASRSALSSLGPGPSMAAGLPVNPSSVVVSDLPPAVSLSLREKPDGPFRDADAVLPPALMTAAELSKSSPLSISSLLEEKGYQVPVLRQPAIPSLLGPQGQSIPTTGHPMRAGALRRPGWELSNRGRPHSDRAQRTQAPSLPASAPVFVPVPPPPLYPPPPHALPLPPGVPPPQFPPQFPPGQPPSAGYTVPPPGYPPAPANMSSAWVPTAVPAAHSNTIPTTQAPPLSREEFYREQRRLKEEEKKKSKLDEFTNDFAKELMEYKKIQKERRRSFSRSKSPYSASSYSRSSYTYSKSRSGSSRSRSYSRSFSRSHSRSYSRSPPYQRRGKGKSRNYRSRSRSHGYHRSRSRSPPYRRYHSRSRSPVFRGQSPSKRTVPQGEAEREYFNRYREVPPYDMKAYYGRSVDFRDPFEKERYREWERNYREWYEKFYKGYAVGAQPRPPVNRENFSPERFGPPGTRRENSPYARGRREEYPAGQSHRNRNVAGNYPEKPGRESHGIKDPTKSKEKEVENPLGDGKGNKHKKHRKRRKGDENEGFPNVELLEGARKPREPVPTEDAKTDSLFMLPSRDDATPVRDEPMEADSIAFKPVSEKEKKEKDKPKAKIEKTKRKVEVAAAPKKDNIAKPAKASQEKVDPDREKSPRTEPPVKKAKEELPKTDSVKTSSSQKDEKALGTPRKAHPKVAKDHPETRPAKEEKAKKEHPKEAKAEKPSSKEEKSKKPAEKSKLSDAKLEKRKRKAEEKADKEHEATSAKASKPESAELKTSPKGKAEPEGEKGERTPEKDKAAFLNNPSKKIKLNRETGKKIVSGENVPPGKEAVEKPEPSSSKVKAEKAKGKARRKVAAADGASSTLVDYTSTSSTGGSPVRKPEEKPDTKRTVIKTLEEYNNDITAPAEDVIIMIQVPQSKWDKDDFESEEEDVKSTTQVPPAVGKPTSVIKPVSAKAPNPLKHIEKETEPLEKAQKAAKEASYESTQHDAKSSKSSLSSEKGKTKDRDHSLSDKDSSEKRKSSVQPEKEHSERAAEQGNGKTVSQSSKDGRSSEKHDSGRGSAGKDFTPNRDKKSDHEGSREHSSSKRRDEKSESARRKDSPSRIRDSTAAQKSKPREERVEPPKKGPAEAKRSSYSPPRERKPAEHKAVHDPKRPAEEHKPPDKNPGKEKEKEKEKEKHVPEVKSNKEKEPAGNKAPVKQDSPEVKVEKENVAGQGDKGAAKPKAPVSSAARLSSDLTRETDEAAFVPDYNESDSESNVSAKDEEAAGKTPKEVKEKAVEKLKEEAAAPAPAEQPEVGRSQSQSSPSISRSRSHSPSESQTRSHSSSASSGESQDSKKKKKKKEKKKHKKHKKHKKHKKHVGNETELEKSQKHKHKKKKSKKSKDKEKDDQKVKSVTT encoded by the exons ATGC GTATTAGAACTGCGCTGCTGGAGTCTGAGGAGCACACCTGCCCCACCTGCCATCAGACTGATGTTTCTCCTGATGCTTTAATCGCTAACAAGTTTCTGCGCCAG GCTGTCAACAACTTCAAAAATGAAACCGGCTACACAAAAAGGCTCCGTAagattcagcagcagcaacagcagcagcagcagctgccgccgccaccgccgcccccgccgccgccgccgctgatGCGGCAAACGATAACGCGCACCCTGCAGCCGCTGATGCGGCCGGCCCTGGCCCGGCAGCAGGACCCGCTCATGATCCCGCTGGCCTCCCTGGCCTCCCGCTCcgccctctcctccctgggcccCGGGCCGTCCATGGCAGCCGGGCTGCCCGTCAATCCGTCTTCTGTGGTTGTTTCTGATCTCCCTCCAGCAGTGTCCCTCTCTCTCCGTGAGAAGCCGGATGGACCTTTTCG TGATGCCGATGCTGTTTTGCCTCCTGCTCTGATGACTGCTGCTGAGCTTTCCAAATCTTCCCCTTTGTCAATCAGCAGTTTGCTGGAAGAGAAG GGCTATCAGGTTCCTGTACTGAGACAACCAGCGATACCAAGTCTTCTGGGCCCTCAAGGACAATCAATACCCACAACTG GTCATCCAATGAGAGCTGGTGCACTTcgcaggccaggctgggaact TTCAAATCGAGGACGCCCGCACAGTGACCGTGCCCAAAGGACTCAGGCCCCATCACTGCCAGCATCAGCACCAGTCTTTGTGCCTGTGCCTCCACCTCCCTTGTATCCTCCACCACCCCatgctcttcctcttcctccgGGGGTACCACCACCACAGTTTCCTCCTCAGTTTCCACCTGGGCAGCCTCCATCCGCTGGGTACACTGTCCCCCCTCCCGGATATCCCCCAGCTCCTGCAAACATGTCATCAGCTTGGGTCCCAACAGCAGTGCCAGCGGCTCATTCAAACACCATCCCAACGACACAAGCACCTCCTCTCTCTAGGGAGGAGTTTTACAGAGAGCAACGGAGGCTTAAAGAGGA ggaaaagaaaaagtccaaacTTGATGAGTTTACAAATGATTTTGCTAAGGAATTGATGGAATATAAAAAGATTCAAAAGGAGCGTAGGCGTTCGTTTTCCAG gTCCAAGTCTCCCTATAGTGCTTCATCTTACTCTAGAAGCTCGTACACCTACTCCAAGTCCCGCTCAGGTTCGTCGCGCTCCCGCTCCTACTCGCGCTCCTTTAGCCGCTCCCACTCCCGCTCCTACTCCCGGTCGCCGCCGTATCAGAGACGAGGCAAAGGGAAGAGTCGGAACTACCGCTCGCGGTCCCGCTCCCACGGCTACCaccgctcccgctcccgctcGCCCCCGTACAGGCGCTACCACTCCCGCTCCAGGTCCCCCGTGTTCCGGGGCCAGTCCCCCAGCAAACGGACGGTCCCGCAGGGCGAGGCCGAGCGCGAGTACTTCAACCGCTACAGAGAGGTGCCCCCGTACGACATGAAGGCTTACTATGGCCGCTCGGTGGACTTCAGAGACCCCTTTGAGAAGGAGAGATACAGAGAGTGGGAGAGGAACTACAGGGAGTGGTACGAGAAGTTTTACAAGGGCTATGCCGTGGGTGCTCAGCCACGGCCTCCGGTGAACAGAGAGAACTTCTCTCCAGAAAGGTTTGGCCCGCCTGGGACCAGACGAGAGAATTCACCGTATGCTCGGGGACGGAGGGAGGAGTATCCCGCTGGGCAGAGCCACAGGAATCGTAACGTAGCTGGAAACTACCCTGAGAAGCCTGGGAGAGAGAGCCATGGCATCAAAGATCCTACAAAATCAAAAGAGAAGGAGGTGGAAAATCCACTGGGAGATGGCAAAGGCAATAAACATAAAAAACACcggaagagaagaaaaggggATGAGAATGAAGGATTTCCCAACGTTGAGCTGTTAGAAGGAGCAAGAAAACCAAGAGAGCCAGTCCCAACAGAAGATGCTAAAACAGACTCTCTATTCATGCTGCCCAGCAGGGATGATGCCACCCCTGTAAGGGACGAGCCCATGGAAGCAGATTCCATTGCTTTCAAACCAGTGtctgaaaaggagaagaaagagaaggataagCCAAAAGCAAAGATTGAGAAAACAAAGCGGAAGGTAGAAGTGGCAGCTGCTCCGAAGAAAGACAACATAGCAAAACCAGCTAAAGCTTCCCAGGAAAAGGTGGACCCTGATCGCGAAAAATCTCCTCGAACAGAACCTCCtgtgaaaaaagccaaggaaGAGCTGCCAAAGACAGACAGTGTTAAAACCTCTTCCTCTCAGAAGGATGAGAAGGCTCTTGGTACACCACGGAAGGCTCATCCCAAAGTGGCAAAGGATCACCCAGAAACCAGACCAGCCAAGGAGGAGAAGGCGAAGAAAGAACATCCTAAAGAAGCCAAGGCAGAGAAGCCCTCCAGCAAGGAGGAGAAGTCAAAGAAACCTGCTGAGAAAAGCAAACTTTCCGATGCCAAActtgagaaaaggaaaagaaaagcagaggaaaaggctGATAAAGAACACGAAGCCACTTCTGCAAAGGCCTCTAAACCCGAAAGTGCAGAATTGAAAACATCGCCCAAGGGGAAGGCTGAGCCCgagggggagaagggagagcGGACACCAGAAAAGGATAAAGCTGCTTTTCTTAACAACCCGTCCAAAAAGATTAAACTTAACCGTGAAACTGGAAAAAAGATTGTGAGCGGGGAAAACGTGCCACCTGGAAAAGAAGCTGTGGAGAAAcctgagcccagcagcagcaaagtcaAAGCGGAAAAGGcaaagggaaaagcaaggagGAAAGTGGCAGCAGCTGACGGTGCTAGCTCGACTCTTGTGGATTACACCAG CACGAGTTCCACTGGGGGAAGCCCTGTCAGGAAACCTGAGGAGAAGCCAGACACCAAACGAACTGTCATTAAGACCCTGGAGGAGTATAACAACGACATAACAGCCCCTGCTGAGGATGTCATTATCATGATCCAGGTCCCTCAGTCCAAGTGGGATAAAGATGACTTTGAGTCTGAAGAGGAAGATGTGAAATCCACCACCCAGGTGCCCCCAGCTGTAGGAAAACCCACCAGTGTTATCAAACCTGTGAGTGCAAAGGCACCAAACCCCCTCAAACACATTGAAAAGGAGACAGAGCCTCTGGAGAAAGcacagaaagctgcaaaagAGGCGAGTTACGAAAGCACCCAACACGATGCCAAGAGTTCAAAAAGTTCCTTGTCGAGTGAAAAAGGTAAAACCAAAGACCGGGATCATTCTTTGTCGGACAAGGACAGTTCtgagaagaggaagagcagTGTTCAGCCAGAAAAAGAGCACTCAGAACGTGCAGCTGaacaaggaaatggaaaaactgTATCTCAATCTTCCAAAGACGGCAGATCTTCAGAGAAGCACGATAGTGGCCGTGGATCCGCTGGGAAGGACTTCACTCCCAACCGAGACAAGAAGTCTGACCACGAAGGCAGCAGGGAGCATTCGAGCTCCAAGCGCAGGGATGAGAAGAGTGAATCAGCACGGAGGAAAGACTCCCCATCCCGGATCAGAGACTCCACAGCAGCGCAGAAGAGCAAACCCAGAGAGGAGCGTGTGGAGCCGCCCAAGAAGGGCCCTGCAGAGGCCAAGAGGAGCAGCTACAGCCCCCCACGGGAGCGCAAACCCGCCGAGCACAAAGCCGTGCACGACCCCAAGCGCCCCGCTGAGGAACACAAACCCCCGGATAAAAACCCGggcaaggagaaggagaaagagaaggagaaggagaagcatgTACCAGAAGTCAAGAGCAATAAGGAGAAAGAGCCAGCTGGGAATAAAGCACCGGTGAAACAGGACTCACCAGAAGTTAAAGTGGAGAAGGAGAACGTGGCGGGCCAGGGCGATAAGGGCGCGGCGAAGCCGAAGGCGCCGGTGAGCAGCGCCGCGCGCCTCTCGTCCGACCTCACCCGCGAGACCGACGAGGCCGCCTTTGTGCCAGACTACAACGAGAGCGACAGCGAGAGCAACGTGTCTGCAAAGGACgaggaggctgcagggaaaaCGCCCAAAGAGGTGAAGGAAAAGGCCGTGGAGAAGCTGAaggaggaggcggcggcccCGGCTCCCGCCGAGCAGCCGGAGGTGGGCaggagccagagccagagcagccccagcatcAGCCGCAGCCGCAGCCACAGCCCCTCCGAGAGCCAGACACggagccacagcagcagtgccagctcaggggagagccaggacagcaagaaaaagaaaaagaagaaggagaagaagaagcacaAGAAACACAAGAAACACAAGAAGCATAAGAAACACGTGGGAAATGAAACAGAATTGGAAAAGAgccaaaaacacaaacacaagaagaaaaaatcgAAGAAGAGCAAAGATAAAGAGAAAGACGACCAAAAAGTGAAATCTGTCACGACATAA